The following proteins are co-located in the Gossypium hirsutum isolate 1008001.06 chromosome A02, Gossypium_hirsutum_v2.1, whole genome shotgun sequence genome:
- the LOC107931629 gene encoding probable WRKY transcription factor 15 isoform X1: MAMELMLSYRNNNNGFSSKMEETAVQEAASGLESVEKLIKLLSQTQQNYTSNNQEKKFQSSPTRSSMDLEMDCKVTAEAAVSKFKKVISLLGRTRTGHARFRRAPLPPPPTTTVTEHETKVYQPTPIQQIPLPVTTYLERKESPTTTINFSYSSTTTTADNNSNKQPSSSTFQISNLSSAGKPPLSSSLKRKCSIENLGSGIKCNSSSCRCHCSTKKRKQRTKRVVKVPAISLKMADIPPDDYSWRKYGQKPIKGSPHPRGYYKCSSVRGCPARKHVERALDDASMLIVTYEGDHNHSLSVAETTILESS, encoded by the exons ATGGCTATGGAGTTG atGCTTAGTTACAGAAACAACAACAATGGTTTCTCATCAAAAATGGAAGAAACCGCCGTTCAAGAAGCCGCTTCTGGTCTCGAAAGTGTCGAGAAACTCATTAAATTACTCTCCCAAACCCAACAAAATTACACCTCTAATAATCAAGAAAAAAAGTTCCAATCTTCTCCGACGAGATCCTCCATGGATTTAGAAATGGACTGTAAAGTCACCGCCGAAGCCGCCGTTTCTAAGTTCAAGAAAGTCATCTCTCTTTTGGGTCGAACCAGGACCGGCCATGCTCGTTTTAGAAGAGCCCCTTTACCACCGCCACCAACAACCACCGTTACAGAGCATGAAACCAAGGTTTATCAACCAACTCCGATTCAACAGATCCCACTGCCGGTGACCACTTATTTAGAGAGAAAAGAATCACCAACAACGACCATCAATTTTTCGTATTCATCAACAACAACGACTGCTGATAATAACAGTAATAAACAACCATCTTCATCAACGTTTCAAATTAGTAACCTTTCCTCCGCTGGTAAACCACCATTGTCGTCTTCTTTGAAGAGAAAGTGTAGTATTGAGAATTTGGGTTCTGGGATTAAATGCAATAGCTCTTCTTGTCGTTGTCATTGCTCTACTAAAAAAAG AAAACAGAGGACGAAAAGGGTGGTAAAGGTTCCTGCGATAAGCTTGAAAATGGCTGATATTCCACCGGATGATTATTCATGGAGAAAATATGGTCAAAAACCAATCAAGGGTTCACCACATCCAAG GGGATACTATAAGTGCAGTAGTGTAAGAGGATGTCCTGCTAGAAAACATGTGGAAAGAGCTTTA
- the LOC107931629 gene encoding probable WRKY transcription factor 15, whose amino-acid sequence MWDIANIQQMLSYRNNNNGFSSKMEETAVQEAASGLESVEKLIKLLSQTQQNYTSNNQEKKFQSSPTRSSMDLEMDCKVTAEAAVSKFKKVISLLGRTRTGHARFRRAPLPPPPTTTVTEHETKVYQPTPIQQIPLPVTTYLERKESPTTTINFSYSSTTTTADNNSNKQPSSSTFQISNLSSAGKPPLSSSLKRKCSIENLGSGIKCNSSSCRCHCSTKKRKQRTKRVVKVPAISLKMADIPPDDYSWRKYGQKPIKGSPHPRGYYKCSSVRGCPARKHVERALDDASMLIVTYEGDHNHSLSVAETTILESS is encoded by the exons atgtgggatattgccaatattcaacagatGCTTAGTTACAGAAACAACAACAATGGTTTCTCATCAAAAATGGAAGAAACCGCCGTTCAAGAAGCCGCTTCTGGTCTCGAAAGTGTCGAGAAACTCATTAAATTACTCTCCCAAACCCAACAAAATTACACCTCTAATAATCAAGAAAAAAAGTTCCAATCTTCTCCGACGAGATCCTCCATGGATTTAGAAATGGACTGTAAAGTCACCGCCGAAGCCGCCGTTTCTAAGTTCAAGAAAGTCATCTCTCTTTTGGGTCGAACCAGGACCGGCCATGCTCGTTTTAGAAGAGCCCCTTTACCACCGCCACCAACAACCACCGTTACAGAGCATGAAACCAAGGTTTATCAACCAACTCCGATTCAACAGATCCCACTGCCGGTGACCACTTATTTAGAGAGAAAAGAATCACCAACAACGACCATCAATTTTTCGTATTCATCAACAACAACGACTGCTGATAATAACAGTAATAAACAACCATCTTCATCAACGTTTCAAATTAGTAACCTTTCCTCCGCTGGTAAACCACCATTGTCGTCTTCTTTGAAGAGAAAGTGTAGTATTGAGAATTTGGGTTCTGGGATTAAATGCAATAGCTCTTCTTGTCGTTGTCATTGCTCTACTAAAAAAAG AAAACAGAGGACGAAAAGGGTGGTAAAGGTTCCTGCGATAAGCTTGAAAATGGCTGATATTCCACCGGATGATTATTCATGGAGAAAATATGGTCAAAAACCAATCAAGGGTTCACCACATCCAAG GGGATACTATAAGTGCAGTAGTGTAAGAGGATGTCCTGCTAGAAAACATGTGGAAAGAGCTTTA